The nucleotide sequence tAACTAAATAAATGCTTTCAGTAAAGCAGTATGTATTGAAACCCAAAAAAGTCAGACTGTATTCTAGGCTGTTTTCTATGAGTAACAGGTCAACAATTACAAGTAAATATACATAAACTTTACCTCAAAATCTAACGATACaatttttttcactaaaaataatatttactagtTATAAACTCTTTATTATcatgaatatgacctaagaacattgttctgtactttattttaattaacgttttaattccaataccagccatctttagaatacattgtaCTTCAAGTGGGTTCTTTATCATAATGAATATTTACTAGTGCTAATAACAggaaactgtctttactataacaTTAGGCCATTATTGtattctattatttatattagttattcTCTATTGCTACAAATAAAATTGTACTCTATTGGAAATTACTAAGTTGcactttatcttttatttctaCTGTCACTGCTAAGTCactatttattacaaacaaaattgtaTTCTATTAAAAATTTCTTTCTAAGTTACAGTTTGTCATTCCCTTCTACTATTACAACCAAGTCactatttattacaaacaaaactgtattctATTGAAAATTCTGATGTTACAGTTTGTCATTCTCTTCTACTATTACAGCCAAGTcactatttattacaaaaaaaagtgTATTCTATTGAAATTTTCTAAGttacagtttgtcattccttTCTACTATTACAACCAAGTCACTATTTATTACAAACCAAACTGTATTCTCTTGAAAATTCTAATGTTACAGTTTGTCATTCCCTTCTACTATTAGAACTAAGTCactatttattacaaacaaaactgtacTCCAATGAAAGTTCTAATATTACACTTTATCATTCCCTTCTACTATTACAGCCAAGTCACTATTTATTACTAACAAAACTGTATTCTATTGAAAATTCTAATGTTACAGTTTGCCATTCCCTTCTACAGTCAAAGACAAGCCacaatttattacaaacaaaattgtaTTCTATTAAAAATTTCTTTCTAAAGTTACAGTTTGTCATTCCCTTCTACTATTACAACCAAGTCacaatttattacaaacaaaactgtattctATTGAAAATTTCTAAGTTACAGTTTGTCATTCCCTTCTACTATTACAACCAAGTCactatttattacaaacaaaactgtattctATTGAAAATTCTAATGTTACAGTTTGTCATTCTCTTCTACTATTACAACCAAGTCacaatttattacaaacaaaactgtattctATTGAAAATTCTAAGTTACAGTTTGTCATTCCCTTCTACTATTACAGCAAAGTCactatttattacaaacaaaactgtacTCTATTGAAAATTCTTATGTTACAGTTTGTCATTCCCTTCCACAGTCAAATACAAGTCactatttattacaaacaaaactttctctATTGAAAATCCTAATGTTACAGTTTGTCATTTCCTTCTACTATCACAACCAAGCCactatttattacaaacaaaattgtaTTCTATTAAAAATTTCTTTCTAAAGTTACAGTTTGTCATTTCCTTCTTCTATCACAACCAAGCCacaatttattacaaacaaaactgtattctATTGAAAATTTCTATGTTACAGTTTGTCATTCCCTTCTACTATTACAACAAAGTCACtatttattagaaacaaaatgtaCTCTATTGAAAATTCTTATGTTACAGTTTCTCATTCCCTTCTACTGTCATAGCTAAGTCactatttattacaaacaaaagtgTACTCTGTCAAAAATTATGCTACAGTTTGTTATTCCCATCTATTGTCACAGccaaatcaatatttattataacaaaactgtAGTCTACTGAAAATTACTAAGTTACAGTTTGTCATTACCATCTACTGTCACAGCAAGCCACTAGTACATGCAACAAGCAAAGCTATATTCCATTGCTAACCCTAATTTATTACTATCCTTTGATACTTCTAATAACTTTCATTCATAAGTCACTATTCATGAGTAATAAATTGTTCAATATTTTCAGCTCAGGTTACTAAAAGGAAAGTCATATTCCAATGAAAACCCATGTTTAAGAGCAAGTTATTTCTTTCTAGTTTTAACTGAAAAGTCACCCTTTATTGCTTTATGTCATTAGTGATTCCAGTTTAGTCACTATATTTCATTCTACAGTAGTTCTACAATCCCAtgttataataaatgaataacagtATGCCACAAGTCAAATAAgcttagtttaaaattatgttttaaggGTTTAAcgtatgttatttctttcttctgTCACTGTTTATCTCTAACGATAATACCATGCCATTGGTACACTAGTAATGAAACTAAGTTCTGTTAAAAAATTTATGTTGTTAATTCTATTTTTGATGATGTAACAGgtaaattattaaaaccaaaaacaaagttttattatttttaatgttcacTGCTGCCATGAGTCAATTTCTTCaacatttgtgataaaaagaGAAATACAGAGAGCTGAGCCCTACTAGTAGTATGAAAAGTAAGTCATAGCTACAACAGCACATTTTTAAACACACTTCACAATGATtagaactttaatttttttcttaaagcaaTGATTATTGTTAATTCTAAAGAGTAGAAGGATTACAACCTTAAACTGTTGTAACATTCATATAGAGTCCTCAAGTTCTGATATATAAGGAAAAAATTTAGATTAAAAAGGCCTTTCATAGCTAAAACTCAAACACTTTAAACATAACTGCCAGGCTTGTTTTTAGTTTTGCTGTAACTAAACAGCTTGCACTGATTGGAGGTTAATATTAATGATTAGAATATGACCTGCTTTACTggttcacacacacatacagaaatTCAATACAAGACGTTACCATTAGACAATAAAAAAGTGGAATTTTCAAAGCAAGTGATGTCATACTTTGTCTAAATTTGGTAAAAAAGATTGtatgttagattttttttcagtttaagttttatttgtttttaaatggttAGATAATTCATTACATATTAATAGCTTTtccatgaaaaaacaacaaatatacaaaaagaaacattctGCATGCATGTACACAGTTTTGAACCTATTTTGTCAGTTTTGAGTAAATCAAAGCAAACAATTGTGAATGACATCAAAACCCTCTCAACACCCATTAAAAATGGGTGTACCTGAATTTTGCTACTTATTATAAGTGATCCCTCAAATTTTCCTGCTAGTTTCCATCCAAACCCATGGATGAAGTCCTAGAAGTCCATCAAATCCCTCTAACTTTTTATAAAGGGGCTTGAGTTTCAAAATCTTCAAtaccaaattaaaacaataatttaaaaaggttCCTTACATGTTGATGtaattgaaaagaaagaaaattaattgaGTAAAATCCCTGATCCCTTATTACTGGAACTCTTTCACCAGTATTCTCAAaagcacaaaatatatttacattcttTAAAGGGTGAGATCACAGAAgcaaaatataaagttgtttcttCAACAACTGTCAGAAGAAGTCAAAAATCACTTTAGCAAGATACACAAGTACAATCAAGAATTACTAAATACAAACGTTGTATGATTCTTCTTCAAGGAATAACCTTGAGTCTTGACAACAACTCTCTCATGATTGTTATTATAAgcttgtattatattttttggttattttacaTCAATCACGATGAATACTTCTACATACCACGCAAGAAAAACTGGTTGTTATGCAACTTTTTCACTACTCTCATAAAGGTAACCATTATTTACCATTACAACCAATTATATCTTATAAGATTCTATACTATGTTGTTGCACAGTCTCAGATCACTCATTATATGTaccaataagaaataaaactagttatgccaagtaatatttttaatattgttatgaGACAATGACAGGAggatataataacaaaaatcaaaattcatTAATCTTAACTTATTATATTATCTGTTTCTATAATTTTAGCTCATTAACAATTGTccatttatttgcttttataatatatcataatgCTATGATAAGTTAAATGTATGGCTTTTTTTTTCATGCATGTTTACAATACAGTAGTTCACCATCTGCTATTGAAGAAAACCAGTCTCACTGTAATTATATCTTCCGAGATATCAATCTATTGTATCAAGAATTCAactgaagttataatgtttatatctttCAACCATTTAAACAACCAAAAGATTTCACTGGATTAACTTCCTTCCTTCAATGCATCTAACTTCTTTGTTGAATATTTTCTGGATGCTTTCAAAAGATGTTTTACTCTTCCAAAGTGTTTCTCTTTTAGGAATTTCTTCATAGTAtggaaactgtttttgtttttactttagataattttgaaaaaaattaatatatgatttgcATGTAGACAAGATGACTGACTCCCTACCTCCACTTAAGTTCAGGAAAAACTGTATATTATTAGATAGCATCACATCTCTTATTAGAAAGCATCTTCcatttttatacaattatttttgtaataatgtgaAACACTTGACAATATATAGTACTCCAATTCAATACCTtgttatattgaaacataaaaataatttgtttaacagAAGAGACACCAGTTTAATGAAatcacagtgtgtgtgtgtgtgtgtgtgtgtatatatgactCTTAGATTAGATATGATGGACATTATCTACCATGAAAAACTGTAATTTACATGATATCAGAAACCCTTAATGCTACTGATCTTACCTAGCACAGAAGAACTATTACATATCATCTTCATctacaaattatgttttataaccttttctttgatatttttcttttaacataacTGGTCAATAAAACCCATTAATTTTAGTACACTCTTTGATTGTTAAGTGATGAATAAAAAGctataaacaaacaacttaaacatttctttatgttacagTAAAAAAGCCAACAGATAGTGAtgaagttaagaaaatatttttaatgtgtttggaCAACAAATCTTATGAAGTAAGtgaagacaaaaaacaacaacacctttTCAGCAGTGTTAAATGCTTGGATTATAGTGTCAAAAGAAATAAGCTTACCTTATAactacattttgtaattattaaaaagatCACCAGTGACTCTTGATTATAGTCATCACGTAACAATACTTACTTTACAACTTTTCCACAAACATGTAAAGTTTTCTCCATCTTTCTGACTATCAACATGAACATTACGAATGTGTTCTACAAGTTCACTCGGACAATCTACCTCAGTAACACAGTTTAACCACTTGCATGTTAAGAGTGACCCAGCCTTAGAACTGGCAGTTGATTGGCTTGAAGTTAATAAGGTGGCAGTAGGGGACTGGTTATAGCATAATGAGGAAGAAACTAGAGATTGCCTAGAAAATGATGAAGTACTAAGACCTTGGCTGGAAGATGAGGCTTGTGAATACACATCAAGGTTCTTTTCAACATGAGACTTTTCCCACTCTTTAACCTCTAATGCACTGAAAGTATTAATGGAATCATCACTGATATTATCAGTCTCACTACACTTCTCTGTTACATTTTGTTCCCTCGATAATTCTTGAAAATCGATTTTCTGGACCCCAGTATCTTCTTCATACTTAACATCTTGCTCATTGAAACCTAATGAACCATTAGGCTGAGATGTGCCATCTTGGAGAAGATCGTCCCTTTGATACTCTAATGAATGTTCAGATATATCATCCTTAGAACAATTCCTTCCTGGCAAGACACCATAGTCAACACTATCAAAATCGTCACTTCCAAGTAGACAATTATCATTGGTTTCCTCTGACAGAGAGGCTGGTAGAGGTGGCATGGGCTGAGGAATATCTGGAGAAGCTGGACATTCTGGTGAGCATGGTTCTGAAACACTAGTGGTATCACTTGACTGGCAAGAATCACTGGCTCCACTGCTTACGGC is from Tachypleus tridentatus isolate NWPU-2018 chromosome 2, ASM421037v1, whole genome shotgun sequence and encodes:
- the LOC143244022 gene encoding zinc finger protein AEBP2-like isoform X4: MEMFVFLLLVLVLQTDTKPSTKFITDLSCVAVSSGASDSCQSSDTTSVSEPCSPECPASPDIPQPMPPLPASLSEETNDNCLLGSDDFDSVDYGVLPGRNCSKDDISEHSLEYQRDDLLQDGTSQPNGSLGFNEQDVKYEEDTGVQKIDFQELSREQNVTEKCSETDNISDDSINTFSALEVKEWEKSHVEKNLDVYSQASSSSQGLSTSSFSRQSLVSSSLCYNQSPTATLLTSSQSTASSKAGSLLTCKWLNCVTEVDCPSELVEHIRNVHVDSQKDGENFTCLWKSCKVYNRPSCSLSWLQRHMLTHGGNKPFKCIVDGCRQRFTSQSALERHVNSHFNSPPTSNASKSSRTKDDSHTKLVRRRKVRYRQRCYAVKTEDFFDAGIMEHIRHELMEVNAVTQVDLQGRPRTVTFHSIVQGRRVEESGKVTMLLHWLPEQIFPDEWVCESQVAQMSHRTIPVTLLPRDALDTLHPSLSHLAPRKQRRK
- the LOC143244022 gene encoding zinc finger protein AEBP2-like isoform X3, whose protein sequence is MDDCWTIALLPWKDFTSLTTVEISRFSVSVAVSSGASDSCQSSDTTSVSEPCSPECPASPDIPQPMPPLPASLSEETNDNCLLGSDDFDSVDYGVLPGRNCSKDDISEHSLEYQRDDLLQDGTSQPNGSLGFNEQDVKYEEDTGVQKIDFQELSREQNVTEKCSETDNISDDSINTFSALEVKEWEKSHVEKNLDVYSQASSSSQGLSTSSFSRQSLVSSSLCYNQSPTATLLTSSQSTASSKAGSLLTCKWLNCVTEVDCPSELVEHIRNVHVDSQKDGENFTCLWKSCKVYNRPSCSLSWLQRHMLTHGGNKPFKCIVDGCRQRFTSQSALERHVNSHFNSPPTSNASKSSRTKDDSHTKLVRRRKVRYRQRCYAVKTEDFFDAGIMEHIRHELMEVNAVTQVDLQGRPRTVTFHSIVQGRRVEESGKVTMLLHWLPEQIFPDEWVCESQVAQMSHRTIPVTLLPRDALDTLHPSLSHLAPRKQRRK